The proteins below are encoded in one region of Helicoverpa zea isolate HzStark_Cry1AcR chromosome 21, ilHelZeax1.1, whole genome shotgun sequence:
- the LOC124640855 gene encoding uncharacterized protein LOC124640855 encodes MEQIFMIEVFVKRIVLKIEPPEKDEYELAMEEEERKREAERLAALEAAQKGKKGKKGKKGGAKKAKKGKKGKKGKKEPPGPSEEEMKFMQTCTMQMNCLPIFDFYVAHDNFVPPPPPPPPEKKGKKGKKAKPKKGKKGKAKGIPPRKIELPSEPLPQPPYFGVGNSVMFLSRPSKLEDVLRKTPVYITVWNRDQDMGCIGFCIVEWHESFFECLHKAAELNRINFEQAEYRDTKQPEMVTNTVEMVRPLQCEEDLKASGEVEFYIRLSCLGNRVMSYFVSLPEMERIPGRKYLCDDLKLKDIEVVRHWEGTVIDEVPPVAYFFSAPDITREPIKPVEEFVQYEEFVAPFSQSELAILSMGFPKGPCGGTNCLKRMEYRGSQHQFIPGEVIKGKYQHGQFVNKRDVHGPCGRLDCPLAKKVRAYLCSEGSYKPCKKPCCTDYY; translated from the coding sequence ATGGAGCAAATCTTTATGATCGAGGTATTCGTCAAAAGAATTGTCTTGAAGATAGAACCACCAGAGAAAGATGAATACGAATTGGCAATGGAGGAGGAGGAGAGAAAGAGGGAAGCAGAACGTCTTGCTGCCCTCGAAGCTGCTCAGAAAGGCAAGAAAGGAAAGAAAGGAAAAAAAGGCGGCGCTAAGAAGgccaaaaaaggaaaaaaaggtaaaaaaggaAAGAAAGAACCTCCAGGCCCATCAGAAGAAGAAATGAAGTTTATGCAAACTTGCACGATGCAGATGAACTGTCTTCCCATTTTCGATTTCTACGTGGCTCATGATAATTTTGTTCCACCGCCACCACCGCCTCCTCcagaaaaaaaaggtaaaaagggTAAAAAAGCTAAACCCAAGAAAGGGAAAAAGGGCAAGGCTAAAGGGATACCCCCTCGGAAGATTGAGCTTCCGTCTGAACCTTTGCCCCAACCCCCGTACTTTGGCGTCGGTAATTCAGTCATGTTTCTTTCAAGACCTTCAAAATTAGAGGATGTGTTACGGAAAACTCCAGTTTATATCACTGTCTGGAACAGAGATCAAGACATGGGCTGCATTGGTTTCTGTATTGTGGAATGGCACGAATCATTTTTTGAATGTCTTCATAAAGCCGCGGAATTGAATCGAATCAATTTCGAACAAGCAGAATATAGAGATACTAAACAGCCAGAAATGGTGACCAATACAGTTGAAATGGTACGCCCACTGCAGTGCGAGGAAGATTTGAAAGCGTCAGGTGAAGTCGAATTTTATATCCGTCTGTCGTGTTTAGGCAACAGAGTGATGAGTTACTTTGTGTCGTTGCCGGAGATGGAGCGCATTCCTGGAAGAAAGTATCTGTGTGATGACTTGAAACTTAAGGATATAGAGGTTGTAAGGCACTGGGAAGGTACTGTCATAGATGAAGTGCCTCCCGTAGCATATTTCTTCAGTGCTCCTGACATAACTAGAGAGCCTATCAAACCTGTTGAAGAATTTGTGCAGTACGAAGAATTCGTTGCTCCATTTTCACAGAGCGAACTGGCAATTTTGTCCATGGGCTTCCCTAAAGGGCCTTGTGGTGGTACTAATTGCTTGAAGAGAATGGAGTATAGAGGCAGTCAGCATCAATTTATTCCAGGGGAGGTTATTAAAGGAAAGTACCAGCATGGTCAGTTTGTTAACAAGCGAGATGTGCATGGGCCATGTGGGAGACTCGATTGTCCTCTAGCGAAGAAGGTTCGTGCCTACCTTTGTAGTGAAGGCAGTTACAAACCATGCAAGAAGCCTTGTTGCACCGATTATTACTAG